One window from the genome of Labeo rohita strain BAU-BD-2019 chromosome 10, IGBB_LRoh.1.0, whole genome shotgun sequence encodes:
- the lrrtm4l1 gene encoding leucine rich repeat transmembrane neuronal 4 like 1, translating into MYTGLPRCWIKQGTRHVLKCFATWSRIDNEFSWALILLGLKVKVFVGVDPERLNICAVTAGIKREWNQKRAADMGSVICDKRLAGLLLLQASSLLLFSSGERMCPYSCRCEGKIVHCESAGFQDVPENITVSCQGLSLRYNDLHTMLPYQFAHLNQLLWLYLDHNQIMFVDSRAFQGVRRLKELILSSNRISQLHNVTFHGVPNLRSLDLSYNKLQELQPGQFFGLRKLQNLHLRSNGLTTIPVRAFLECRSLEFLDLGYNRLRVLTRTAFLGLSRLMELHLEHNQFSRINFFLFPRLANLRALYLQWNRIRAVNQGLPWSWYTLQKLDISGNEIQVLDPVVFQCLPNLQVLNLESNKLANVSQEVVAAWISLTAISLAGNMWDCGPGICPLVVWLKNFRGTKDTSIICSSPKHLQGEKVMEASKNYIDCDDYEITAQSPLYLQTFDPNYDLTLETTEPTMAPTTPPPPLPSPASEAPFPPPHPRPPQRPTFPSRANPDPRDSRQWTPSSSDSLLVTPAPEQDNVSFHKVVMGGVALFLSVSLVLSVIYVSWKRYPGATRLLQQSSVGRKRRKKSQEPEQNLSSQLQEYYMSYNPAATPEALEVLGNGTGTCTCTISGSRECENEYTCPRPLPGAWIGDIPTIH; encoded by the exons ATGTATACTGGTTTGCCGCGTTGTTGGATTAAACAGGGGACGCGGCACGTTCTAAAGTGTTTTGCGACATGGAGTCGGATCGATAATGAATTTAGTTGGGCTCTAATACTGCTCGGACTAAAGGTAAAAGTCTTCGTCGGAGTGGATCCTGAGAGACTGAATATCTGTGCAGTAACCGCAGGGATTAAACGCGAGTGGAATCAAAAGCGCGCGGCTGATATGG gtTCTGTTATTTGTGACAAGAGATTAGCGGGCCTCCTCCTCCTACAAGCCTCCTCCCTCCTGCTGTTCAGTTCTGGGGAAAGGATGTGCCCCTATAGCTGTCGTTGCGAGGGAAAGATTGTCCATTGTGAGTCGGCTGGCTTCcaggacgtcccagaaaatatTACAGTCAGTTGTCAAGGTCTGTCCCTGCGCTATAATGACCTGCACACAATGCTCCCGTACCAGTTTGCCCATCTTAACCAGCTACTCTGGTTGTACCTGGACCACAATCAAATAATGTTTGTGGATAGTCGTGCTTTTCAAGGGGTGCGGCGATTGAAGGAGTTGATCTTGAGCTCCAACAGGATTTCGCAGCTTCATAATGTCACTTTTCACGGAGTACCTAACCTACGCAGTCTCGACCTCTCCTACAACAAGTTGCAGGAGCTGCAGCCGGGCCAGTTTTTTGGTCTTCGGAAACTTCAGAATCTGCACTTACGCTCCAACGGGCTAACGACAATCCCAGTCCGGGCATTTCTAGAGTGTAGAAGCTTGGAGTTTCTAGACTTGGGCTATAATCGGCTTCGGGTTCTTACTCGTACGGCGTTCCTGGGTTTGTCTCGACTTATGGAGCTCCACCTGGAGCATAATCAGTTTTCACGAATCaacttctttctttttcctcGCCTTGCTAACCTCCGTGCCCTGTATCTACAATGGAACCGTATTCGAGCTGTCAACCAAGGCCTTCCGTGGAGCTGGTACACCTTGCAAAAGCTTGATATTTCTGGCAATGAGATACAGGTGCTAGATCCTGTTGTTTTTCAATGCCTCCCCAATCTTCAGGTTCTCAACTTAGAGTCTAACAAACTGGCCAATGTGTCTCAGGAGGTTGTGGCTGCCTGGATCTCCCTAACAGCTATTAGCCTTGCAGGCAACATGTGGGATTGTGGACCAGGCATTTGTCCTCTTGTTGTCTGGCTCAAGAATTTCAGAGGCACCAAGGACACTAGTATAATCTGCAGCAGTCCCAAGCACCTTCAAGGGGAGAAGGTCATGGAGGCTTCAAAGAACTACATTGACTGTGATGATTATGAAATTACTGCGCAGTCACCTTTGTATCTGCAGACCTTCGACCCAAATTATGACCTTACCCTTGAAACGACCGAACCGACAATGGCTCCAACAACGCCGCCTCCACCCTTGCCTTCACCTGCCTCTGAGGCGCCTTTTCCGCCTCCACATCCTCGACCGCCTCAACGCCCCACCTTCCCCAGCCGTGCAAATCCAGACCCCAGAGACTCCCGTCAATGGACACCCTCATCATCCGACAGCTTATTAGTCACACCAGCTCCTGAGCAAGACAACGTGTCATTTCACAAAGTGGTGATGGGTGGGGTGGCACTATTCCTCTCAGTGTCTCTTGTCTTGTCAGTAATTTATGTCTCCTGGAAACGTTACCCCGGTGCCACCCGGCTGTTGCAGCAGAGTTCAGTGGGCCGAAAGCGGAGGAAAAAGAGTCAGGAGCCAGAACAGAACCTGAGCTCCCAGCTCCAGGAATATTACATGAGCTACAACCCCGCAGCCACACCAGAAGCCTTGGAGGTGCTGGGCAATGGTACAGGTACCTGTACCTGCACCATATCCGGCTCCCGGGAATGTGAG